The following is a genomic window from Eubalaena glacialis isolate mEubGla1 chromosome 18, mEubGla1.1.hap2.+ XY, whole genome shotgun sequence.
GAGCTCTCGGGCAGCTGGCGGAAGATGCCCCGCAGCGTGTCCAGTTCGCGGCTCAGCTGTTCCACCCGCTTGCGCAGGCGGTCATTGTCACTGGTCAGCTCCAGCACCTTCTGCTGCGTCTCCACGTTGCGCTGCTTGGCCTTGTCCCGGCTCTTGCGCACCGCGATGTTGTTGCGCTCGCGCCGCACCCGGTACTCGTTGCTGTTCTTGTCCACGGACTTCTTGCCTttgcccgcgccgccgccgccgccgccgccgcccgcgcggATGTCTGGGTGCCCGACGGCCAGCCCCTTGAGCGCGCCACCGGGGCCTGGCAGGCCAGCGGCGCCGAGCGCGGGCGCTGGGTGCGGGCTGGGCACGGGCGTGGGCGGCGGCGTGGGGTGGCCGGGCTGCAGGTGCATGGTGGTCTGGCCGCAGTGCGCGATCTGGAACTGCAGGTGCGGGGCGGCCAGGTGAGCGGGCGGCGGGTGTGAGTGCtgtggtggcggcggcggcggaggctgGTAGGGAAAGAGGCCGGCCAGCGCCAGCTGCTTCGCCTCGTCCTCCTCGCGCGGCTCCTGCTTGATCACCAGCGGCCGCAGAGCCGGCGCCCCGACGCGCTCGTACAGGGGTTCCAGCCTGCCGTCCAGGTAGCCGGCCGCCGAGCAGCCGTAGCCCGGCGGGGGGCCGTGCGCCCCTCCGGGCATGACGGCGCCGCCGGGGCCCACGGGGGCGCCCGGGTAGTCAAAGTCGCCGCCGCCTCCTGCGGGGGCCGCGGCCGCCTTGGCCTTCTCCTGCTGCCGGCTGTGCTGGAACAGGTCGGCCAGGAACTCGTCGTTGAAGGCGGCCGGGTCGATGTAGGCGCTGATGTCGATGGACGTCTCGTGTTCGCAGATGCCGCCC
Proteins encoded in this region:
- the CEBPA gene encoding CCAAT/enhancer-binding protein alpha; protein product: MESADFYEAEPRPPMSSHLQSPPHAPSSAAFGFLRGAGPAQPPAPPAAPEPLGGICEHETSIDISAYIDPAAFNDEFLADLFQHSRQQEKAKAAAAPAGGGGDFDYPGAPVGPGGAVMPGGAHGPPPGYGCSAAGYLDGRLEPLYERVGAPALRPLVIKQEPREEDEAKQLALAGLFPYQPPPPPPPQHSHPPPAHLAAPHLQFQIAHCGQTTMHLQPGHPTPPPTPVPSPHPAPALGAAGLPGPGGALKGLAVGHPDIRAGGGGGGGGAGKGKKSVDKNSNEYRVRRERNNIAVRKSRDKAKQRNVETQQKVLELTSDNDRLRKRVEQLSRELDTLRGIFRQLPESSLVKAMGNCA